A portion of the Nitratidesulfovibrio termitidis HI1 genome contains these proteins:
- a CDS encoding LexA family protein, giving the protein MPTGCPVSPVFPASAAPRASVTCPLLLARVAAGFPSPADDYLDRPLDIAEHLIRHPEATFFLRAQGQSMIGAGIHDGDLLVVDRAVEPVHNKVAIVAVDGELTVKRLHLRAGRVVLLPENPDYEPLDITGRDDVHVWGVVTYVVHAL; this is encoded by the coding sequence ATGCCCACCGGTTGTCCCGTTTCCCCCGTTTTCCCGGCCAGCGCTGCGCCGCGCGCGTCCGTGACCTGCCCCCTGTTGCTGGCGCGGGTGGCGGCGGGCTTTCCCTCGCCCGCCGACGATTATCTGGACAGGCCGCTGGACATCGCGGAACACCTGATCCGCCATCCGGAGGCCACCTTTTTCCTGCGGGCGCAAGGCCAGTCCATGATTGGCGCGGGCATCCACGACGGCGACCTGCTGGTGGTGGACCGGGCGGTGGAGCCCGTACACAACAAGGTGGCCATCGTGGCCGTGGACGGGGAACTTACCGTCAAGCGCCTGCATCTGCGCGCGGGCCGGGTGGTGCTGCTGCCGGAAAACCCGGACTACGAGCCGCTGGACATCACCGGGCGGGACGACGTGCACGTCTGGGGCGTGGTGACCTACGTGGTGCACGCCCTGTAG
- a CDS encoding MarR family winged helix-turn-helix transcriptional regulator, with protein sequence MSDTGKLTHAIVEFYEKLSSWEHDVVREQGLTLPQTHTLEILGIHGALPMKELAARMGVTTGTLTVLVDRLEDKQLVVRRPHEHDRRSILVALTERGQTQYEEHDRLHRRLTADLTADLTPEQKAALLHCLETMNASF encoded by the coding sequence ATGTCCGACACCGGCAAGCTCACCCACGCCATCGTGGAATTCTACGAAAAGCTCTCCTCGTGGGAGCACGACGTGGTGCGCGAGCAGGGGCTTACCCTGCCCCAGACGCACACGCTGGAAATCCTGGGCATTCACGGCGCGCTGCCCATGAAGGAACTGGCCGCGCGCATGGGGGTGACCACCGGCACCCTTACCGTGCTGGTGGACCGGCTGGAGGACAAGCAGCTTGTGGTGCGCCGCCCGCACGAGCACGACCGGCGGTCCATCCTCGTGGCCCTGACCGAACGCGGTCAGACGCAGTACGAGGAGCACGACCGGCTGCACCGCCGCCTGACCGCCGACCTGACCGCCGACCTGACCCCCGAGCAGAAGGCGGCCCTGCTGCACTGCCTGGAAACCATGAACGCCTCCTTCTAG
- a CDS encoding manganese efflux pump MntP family protein yields MTVIELLALAVALAMDAFAVAVATGVQLRCVSPRQTFRLSFHFGLFQALMPVAGWALGLTVRDYIEAWDHWLAFGLLVFIGVRMMREALAGDDEDADCKCDPTRGMTLLVLSVATSIDALAVGLSLSILGLSIWTPALVIGVVCAGFTAGGLHLGRVLANASRLGHRAALVGGGVLIAIGVRILHDHGVFG; encoded by the coding sequence ATGACCGTCATCGAATTGCTGGCCCTTGCCGTGGCCCTTGCCATGGACGCCTTTGCCGTGGCCGTTGCCACCGGGGTGCAGTTGCGCTGCGTCTCGCCACGCCAGACCTTTCGCCTGTCGTTCCACTTCGGGCTGTTCCAGGCGCTGATGCCCGTGGCCGGGTGGGCGCTGGGCCTTACCGTGCGCGACTACATAGAGGCCTGGGACCACTGGCTGGCCTTCGGGCTGCTGGTCTTCATCGGCGTGCGCATGATGCGCGAAGCCCTGGCGGGCGACGACGAGGACGCCGACTGCAAGTGTGACCCCACGCGCGGCATGACCCTGCTGGTGCTGTCCGTGGCCACCAGCATCGACGCGCTGGCCGTGGGGCTTTCGCTGTCCATCCTCGGGCTTTCCATCTGGACGCCCGCCCTGGTCATCGGCGTGGTGTGCGCGGGCTTTACCGCGGGCGGGCTGCACCTGGGCCGGGTGCTGGCCAACGCCAGCCGCCTGGGACACCGTGCGGCCCTGGTGGGCGGCGGTGTGCTCATCGCCATCGGCGTGCGCATCCTGCACGACCACGGGGTGTTCGGATAA
- a CDS encoding GAF domain-containing protein, whose product MGEREHTYYRTLYDLVRVINSSLEPTTVLDTIAKQVADAMNAKACTLRLIDRRGTTLLASAAWGLSKGYLRKGPIEIAKSGLDREVLAGNVVHIQDVASDPRFQYPEAARAEGLVSILVLPLLVDGKAIGSLRVYSDTRRDFTGEEVEFAGAIANLSAIAIENARMHQALKTDYELLTAYNNTIHEL is encoded by the coding sequence ATGGGCGAACGCGAACACACCTATTACCGTACGCTCTACGACCTGGTCCGCGTCATCAACTCCAGCCTTGAACCGACCACCGTGCTCGACACCATCGCCAAGCAGGTGGCCGACGCCATGAATGCCAAGGCCTGCACCCTGCGGCTCATCGACCGGCGCGGCACCACCCTGCTCGCCAGCGCCGCATGGGGCCTGAGCAAGGGCTACCTGCGCAAGGGCCCCATCGAAATCGCCAAGAGCGGCCTTGACCGCGAGGTGCTGGCGGGCAACGTGGTGCACATCCAGGACGTGGCCAGCGACCCGCGCTTCCAGTACCCGGAAGCCGCCCGCGCCGAAGGGCTGGTATCCATTCTGGTGCTGCCCCTGCTGGTGGACGGCAAGGCCATCGGCTCGCTGCGCGTCTATTCCGACACCCGGCGGGACTTCACCGGCGAGGAAGTGGAGTTCGCCGGTGCCATCGCCAACCTCAGCGCCATCGCCATCGAGAACGCGCGCATGCATCAGGCGCTGAAGACCGACTACGAGTTGCTCACCGCGTACAACAACACCATCCACGAACTGTAG
- the gap gene encoding type I glyceraldehyde-3-phosphate dehydrogenase, with the protein MTKLRIAINGFGRIGRQVFKAILDRYPDTMEVVAVNDLYDVATNVHLLQFDTCYGRLKVDAEVKDGNIHVGDWTVRNYAERDPKVLPWRDLGVDIVIESTGIFRTGPQCKAHIDAGARKVIITAPAKEEDLTIVLGVNDDAYDPEKHHVVSNASCTTNCLAPVTLALHKAFGIVKGVLTTVHSYTNDQRILDLPHKDLRRARAAAQNIIPTSTGAAKAVAKVIPELKGKFDGISLRVPTPTVSIVDFVAELEKPTTTEELRATLKAAAEGPMKGIMAYCEKPLVSSDFIADPHSSIVDAEFTTVMNGDMAKVLAWYDNEWGYSCRVADLAALMAKKGL; encoded by the coding sequence ATGACCAAACTCCGCATTGCCATCAACGGGTTCGGGCGGATAGGCCGTCAGGTGTTCAAGGCCATCCTGGACCGATACCCCGACACCATGGAAGTGGTGGCCGTCAACGACCTGTACGACGTGGCCACCAACGTGCATCTGTTGCAGTTCGACACCTGCTACGGCCGCCTGAAGGTGGACGCCGAAGTGAAGGACGGCAACATCCACGTGGGCGACTGGACCGTGCGCAACTATGCCGAGCGCGACCCCAAGGTGCTGCCCTGGCGCGACCTGGGCGTGGACATCGTCATCGAATCCACGGGCATCTTCCGCACCGGGCCGCAGTGCAAGGCGCACATCGACGCCGGGGCCAGGAAGGTGATCATCACCGCGCCCGCCAAGGAAGAGGACCTGACCATCGTGCTCGGGGTCAACGACGACGCCTACGACCCGGAAAAACACCACGTCGTGTCCAACGCCTCGTGCACCACCAACTGCCTGGCCCCGGTCACCCTGGCCCTGCACAAGGCCTTCGGCATCGTCAAGGGCGTGCTGACCACGGTGCACTCGTACACCAACGACCAGCGCATCCTGGACCTGCCCCACAAGGATCTACGCCGCGCCCGCGCCGCCGCGCAGAACATCATCCCCACGTCCACCGGGGCGGCCAAGGCCGTGGCCAAGGTCATCCCCGAGCTGAAGGGCAAGTTCGACGGCATCAGCCTGCGCGTGCCCACGCCCACGGTGTCCATCGTGGATTTTGTGGCCGAACTTGAAAAGCCCACCACCACCGAAGAACTGCGCGCCACCCTGAAGGCCGCCGCCGAAGGGCCTATGAAGGGCATCATGGCGTATTGCGAAAAGCCGCTGGTGTCGTCCGACTTCATCGCCGACCCGCATTCCAGCATCGTGGATGCCGAATTCACCACCGTGATGAACGGCGACATGGCCAAGGTGCTGGCGTGGTACGACAACGAGTGGGGCTATTCCTGCCGCGTGGCGGATCTGGCTGCGCTGATGGCGAAGAAGGGGCTGTAG
- a CDS encoding FkbM family methyltransferase: MSDQSRKYYGLEELDRKLERYLDYDSGYFVELGANDGVSQSNTCYFERSRGWRGVLIEPVVHNYFQCKRVRSRENHFFCNACVSFEYSDAFVPVLYCNLMTTPLHVGTDISNPVGHVASGQRHLPAGEEVVLFGASARTLHDILQEAKSPQVIDLLSLDVEGAEIEVLKGVDFSVFRFRYICVECRSIKVMVPFLDKHGYELVEHLQRNDYLFRYVER, from the coding sequence ATGTCTGATCAGTCTCGGAAGTACTACGGTCTTGAAGAACTGGACAGGAAGCTGGAGCGGTATCTGGATTACGATTCCGGATACTTTGTCGAACTTGGCGCCAATGATGGAGTTTCCCAATCAAATACCTGCTATTTCGAAAGAAGTAGAGGGTGGCGGGGGGTATTGATCGAGCCTGTGGTGCATAATTATTTTCAATGCAAGCGAGTGAGGTCACGAGAAAACCATTTTTTTTGCAACGCTTGTGTTTCGTTTGAATATTCAGATGCTTTTGTTCCGGTATTGTATTGTAACCTTATGACGACACCTCTCCATGTTGGCACGGACATAAGCAATCCCGTGGGGCATGTGGCGTCAGGTCAACGCCATTTGCCTGCCGGTGAAGAAGTTGTCCTTTTTGGAGCATCGGCAAGGACGCTGCATGATATTCTTCAAGAGGCGAAATCTCCGCAGGTTATTGATCTGTTATCGCTTGACGTGGAAGGCGCCGAGATTGAAGTGCTGAAGGGTGTTGATTTTAGCGTGTTTCGTTTCAGGTATATCTGTGTGGAATGCCGCAGCATCAAGGTGATGGTTCCTTTTCTGGATAAGCATGGCTATGAGTTGGTTGAGCATTTGCAACGAAATGACTACCTGTTCAGGTATGTGGAGCGTTGA
- a CDS encoding TlyA family RNA methyltransferase: protein MAPRPRPARPPKKERADQLVFEAGLAESREQAKRLIMAGQVVVLPQSDGDGDGDEDGAGVPDLAKTPERAVKVDKPGHKYPVTTRFELFGRERFVSRGAYKLLTAIEYFGLDVTGFVCLDAGASTGGFTDCLLQHGAARVYSVDVGHNQLHERLRADARVVSHEHTNLRTAPPELIPEPVDLVVADVSFISLTLVLAPCLQWLKPGGRVVALVKPQFEVGPGQTEKGVVRDPALRQAAVDKVVAYCRDALGLDLEGVVPSAITGPKGNQEYLAAFRRR, encoded by the coding sequence GTGGCTCCGCGCCCCCGCCCCGCGCGCCCACCGAAAAAGGAACGCGCCGACCAACTGGTGTTCGAGGCCGGGCTGGCCGAAAGCCGCGAGCAGGCCAAGCGGCTGATCATGGCCGGGCAGGTGGTGGTGCTGCCGCAGAGTGACGGGGACGGCGACGGGGACGAGGACGGCGCGGGCGTCCCGGATCTGGCGAAGACGCCGGAGCGGGCCGTGAAGGTGGACAAGCCGGGGCACAAGTACCCGGTGACGACGCGCTTCGAACTCTTCGGGCGCGAGCGGTTTGTTTCGCGCGGGGCGTACAAGCTGCTGACCGCCATCGAATATTTCGGGCTGGACGTGACCGGGTTCGTCTGCCTGGACGCCGGGGCGTCAACAGGAGGGTTCACGGACTGCCTGCTCCAGCACGGGGCCGCGCGGGTATATTCCGTGGACGTGGGGCACAACCAGTTGCACGAGCGACTGCGGGCCGATGCGCGGGTTGTTTCGCACGAGCATACCAACCTGCGCACCGCGCCGCCGGAGTTGATTCCGGAACCGGTGGATCTGGTGGTGGCGGATGTGTCGTTCATCTCGCTGACGCTGGTGCTGGCGCCGTGCCTGCAATGGCTGAAGCCGGGCGGACGGGTGGTGGCGCTGGTGAAGCCGCAGTTCGAGGTGGGGCCGGGGCAGACCGAGAAGGGCGTGGTGCGCGACCCGGCCCTGCGGCAGGCTGCCGTGGACAAGGTGGTGGCGTACTGCCGCGATGCGCTGGGGCTGGACCTGGAGGGCGTGGTGCCCTCGGCCATTACCGGCCCCAAGGGCAATCAGGAGTATCTGGCGGCGTTCCGACGGCGGTAG
- the rpmE gene encoding 50S ribosomal protein L31: MKENIHPTTFKAKMTCACGYESEALSTKGEVVNVEICSQCHPFYTGKQRFVDTAGRIDRFRKKYAKFGEGK; encoded by the coding sequence ATGAAGGAAAACATCCATCCCACCACGTTCAAGGCCAAGATGACCTGTGCGTGCGGCTATGAATCCGAAGCCCTTTCCACCAAGGGCGAGGTCGTGAACGTGGAAATCTGCTCGCAGTGCCACCCGTTCTACACCGGCAAGCAGCGCTTCGTTGACACCGCTGGCCGTATCGACCGCTTCCGCAAGAAGTACGCCAAGTTCGGCGAAGGCAAGTAG
- a CDS encoding DUF1385 domain-containing protein encodes MALSLAADAPCTIGGQAVMEGVMMRNGERLALAVRLPDGEILAESRPWYTLSSAEWLKRPFVRGFPTLVETLVNGIKALNRSAEHAAQNETGEELKPWHLALTLAVSVALALGLFVVLPHMFSLGMKWLGLGGDVEGLSFHAWDGLFKFAIFIGYILCISFLPDIRRVFQYHGAEHKVIRAFEARGDVTPETAAIHSRLHPRCGTTFLLFVLSISIILHAVLVPLLLLVWTPDGAVTKHVGTVLFKFLLMVPISALAYEAIRYAARLGDGLPGAALRAPGMLLQMLTTHEPDRDQLEVAIVALREALGDAAPATVRAPAYRHQAPATE; translated from the coding sequence ATGGCGCTGTCCCTTGCGGCGGACGCGCCCTGCACCATCGGCGGCCAGGCCGTGATGGAAGGCGTGATGATGCGCAACGGCGAACGCCTGGCCCTTGCAGTGCGCCTGCCCGACGGAGAAATCCTGGCCGAAAGCCGCCCGTGGTACACCCTGTCGTCCGCGGAATGGCTGAAGCGCCCCTTCGTGCGCGGCTTTCCCACCCTGGTGGAAACCCTGGTCAACGGCATCAAGGCCCTGAACCGCTCGGCAGAGCACGCCGCCCAGAACGAAACCGGCGAGGAACTGAAGCCGTGGCATCTGGCCCTGACCCTTGCGGTGTCGGTGGCCCTGGCCCTTGGCCTGTTCGTGGTGCTGCCGCACATGTTCTCGCTGGGCATGAAGTGGCTGGGCCTTGGCGGCGACGTGGAAGGGCTTTCCTTCCATGCCTGGGACGGCCTGTTCAAGTTCGCCATCTTCATCGGCTACATCCTGTGCATCTCGTTCTTGCCGGACATCCGCCGGGTGTTCCAGTACCACGGGGCCGAGCACAAGGTGATCCGGGCCTTCGAGGCGCGCGGCGACGTGACGCCAGAAACCGCCGCCATCCACAGCCGCCTGCACCCGCGCTGCGGCACCACCTTTCTGCTGTTCGTGCTGTCCATCTCCATCATCCTGCACGCGGTGCTGGTGCCGTTGCTGCTGCTGGTGTGGACCCCGGACGGCGCGGTGACCAAGCACGTCGGGACGGTGCTGTTCAAATTTCTGCTGATGGTCCCCATCAGCGCACTTGCTTACGAGGCCATCCGCTACGCCGCCCGCCTCGGCGACGGCCTGCCGGGCGCGGCGCTGCGCGCCCCCGGCATGCTGCTGCAGATGCTGACCACCCATGAACCCGACCGAGACCAGCTCGAGGTCGCCATAGTGGCCCTGCGCGAGGCCCTGGGAGACGCCGCCCCGGCAACGGTGCGCGCGCCCGCCTACCGCCATCAGGCCCCCGCAACGGAGTAA
- the prfA gene encoding peptide chain release factor 1, producing the protein MFAKLENLERRFEDLEQQLASSEVFNDQDRYRKLTKAHADLKEVVDVFRRYKELRQNLADNKELLDDADPEIRSMAHEEAKSLETAIPEIEQELQLLLLPKDPLDEKNTIVEIRAGTGGEEAALFAADMFRMYSRYAEIRGWKVEILSANESDTGGYKEIIALIVGDKVYSRLKFESGTHRVQRVPATESQGRIHTSAATVAILPEAEEVDVEIRTDDIRIDVFRASGAGGQHVNKTESAVRITHIPSGIVVSCQDEKSQHKNKAKAMKVLASRLLQAEQDRQHNEVAADRRSQVGSGDRSERIRTYNFPQGRVTDHRINLTLYSLDRVMEGEAQTLFDALSTHAQTEALKAQADVQ; encoded by the coding sequence ATGTTCGCCAAGCTCGAAAACCTGGAACGCCGCTTCGAAGACCTGGAGCAGCAGCTTGCCTCGTCCGAGGTCTTCAACGACCAGGACCGCTACCGCAAGCTCACCAAGGCCCACGCCGACCTCAAGGAAGTGGTGGACGTGTTCCGCCGCTACAAGGAACTGCGCCAGAACCTTGCCGACAACAAGGAACTGCTGGACGATGCCGATCCGGAAATCCGGTCCATGGCCCACGAAGAAGCCAAATCCCTCGAGACGGCCATTCCCGAGATCGAGCAGGAACTGCAACTGCTGCTGCTGCCCAAGGACCCGCTGGACGAGAAGAACACCATCGTGGAAATCCGCGCGGGCACCGGCGGCGAAGAAGCCGCCCTGTTCGCGGCGGATATGTTCCGCATGTATTCCCGCTACGCCGAAATCCGGGGCTGGAAGGTGGAAATCCTCAGCGCCAACGAATCGGACACCGGCGGCTACAAGGAAATCATCGCCCTTATCGTCGGGGACAAGGTGTACAGCCGCCTGAAGTTCGAATCGGGCACCCACCGCGTGCAGCGCGTGCCCGCCACCGAATCGCAGGGCCGCATCCACACTTCCGCCGCCACCGTGGCCATTTTGCCCGAGGCCGAGGAAGTGGACGTGGAAATCCGCACGGACGACATCCGCATCGACGTGTTCCGCGCGTCAGGCGCGGGCGGTCAGCACGTCAACAAGACCGAATCGGCGGTGCGCATCACCCACATTCCTTCGGGCATCGTGGTGTCGTGCCAGGACGAAAAGTCGCAGCACAAGAACAAGGCCAAGGCCATGAAGGTGCTGGCCTCGCGCCTGCTGCAGGCCGAGCAGGACCGCCAGCACAACGAGGTGGCCGCCGACCGCCGCTCGCAGGTGGGTTCCGGCGACCGGTCGGAACGCATCCGTACCTACAACTTTCCACAGGGCCGGGTAACCGACCACCGCATCAACCTCACCCTGTACTCGCTGGACCGGGTGATGGAAGGCGAGGCGCAAACCCTGTTCGACGCCCTGTCCACCCATGCCCAGACCGAGGCGCTGAAGGCGCAGGCCGACGTGCAGTAG
- a CDS encoding LysE family translocator: MNDSMIMNLSIVAGVTVAAVISPGPDFAMIVRSGMRHGRKAGVATAFGISCGATVHAAYALLGLGYIVAHHAWVLDAIRYAGAVYLCWLGGMSLLARKTGVGSPVGGATNEGHGNTWRSFSEGFLCNIMNPKAMLFFVVLFTQVVDAAMPRLALAGVGAFVALAHFAWFAVVVFWLTEPRFMRVFTVWRSAVERGVGACLVAFGLRLALGG, from the coding sequence ATGAATGATTCAATGATCATGAACCTGTCGATCGTGGCGGGGGTAACGGTGGCTGCAGTGATCAGCCCAGGCCCGGACTTCGCCATGATCGTGCGCAGCGGGATGCGGCACGGGCGCAAGGCCGGGGTAGCCACGGCGTTCGGCATTTCCTGCGGCGCAACCGTGCATGCCGCCTATGCGCTGCTGGGGCTTGGGTACATCGTGGCGCATCACGCATGGGTGCTGGATGCGATACGCTATGCCGGGGCGGTGTACCTGTGCTGGCTGGGCGGCATGTCGCTGCTCGCACGAAAAACTGGCGTGGGCTCGCCAGTGGGGGGGGCGACAAACGAGGGGCATGGGAACACATGGCGCTCCTTCTCCGAGGGCTTTTTGTGCAACATAATGAATCCCAAGGCCATGCTGTTCTTTGTGGTGCTGTTTACACAGGTGGTTGACGCGGCAATGCCGCGCCTTGCGCTGGCTGGCGTGGGGGCGTTTGTGGCCTTGGCGCACTTTGCGTGGTTTGCAGTGGTCGTGTTCTGGCTGACGGAACCGCGTTTCATGCGTGTCTTCACTGTTTGGCGGAGCGCCGTCGAGCGGGGCGTGGGGGCGTGCCTGGTTGCGTTCGGGCTGCGTCTGGCGCTGGGGGGATAG
- a CDS encoding LysR substrate-binding domain-containing protein — MRWLMPRLEAFGRIAPRVDVQLSTAGGPIDLSAQGVHLAIRRSDFTWPRGYACRSLGKERIGPVCSPGYWSDNANRPARLLHTRTRPQAWADWRALSGVALLADTEQFFDHFYFSLQAATAGMGLAMGPEPLVRDDIARGLLVAPYGFSTTPMEYVVLCPPTGDEYGFTANFTEWLAVELALPQD; from the coding sequence ATGCGCTGGCTGATGCCCCGCCTTGAGGCCTTCGGGCGCATCGCCCCGCGCGTTGACGTGCAACTGTCCACGGCAGGCGGCCCCATCGACCTTTCGGCGCAAGGGGTGCATTTGGCCATACGCCGATCCGATTTCACCTGGCCGCGCGGGTACGCCTGTCGCTCCCTGGGGAAGGAGCGCATCGGGCCGGTGTGCTCGCCCGGCTATTGGAGCGACAACGCCAACCGGCCTGCGCGCCTGCTGCACACCAGAACGCGTCCGCAAGCCTGGGCCGACTGGCGGGCCCTTTCCGGCGTCGCCCTGCTCGCCGACACCGAACAATTCTTCGATCATTTCTACTTCAGCCTTCAGGCGGCCACGGCGGGCATGGGCCTGGCCATGGGGCCGGAACCGCTGGTGCGCGACGATATCGCGCGGGGCCTACTGGTCGCCCCATACGGTTTCTCCACCACCCCCATGGAGTATGTGGTGCTTTGCCCGCCCACCGGCGACGAATACGGGTTCACCGCCAACTTCACGGAATGGCTCGCAGTGGAGCTGGCCTTGCCACAGGATTGA
- a CDS encoding N5-glutamine methyltransferase family protein, whose amino-acid sequence MPTACGAPPAALLLGPMSDHRPTTLPDTVGPDTAAARAALVPLSAAAPQGLRAVVRAAAAHLAASPSPSVRGDAPRLTAELLVARALDLPRQDLLLRLALHPAEPVPQDALTHIATLLDRRAAGEPTAHILGEREFYGRDFLVTPATLIPRPETELLVETALSLAPRGARLADCGTGTGCIAVTLCAERDDLHGVACDISPDALAVTARNIVTHLGGTMGPAATHPDLAPRDAQDAARRKAFRRCQPVLADFTRPLFRDGALDLLISNPPYVTEAEHAGLTPEVRDREARSALVPCTGEGVDDAAAARGRADGLGHARVLVAEASRVLRPGGLFLMEFGCAQGQSVADLFLPYPRLWAQVDIRRDLAGLDRYVVARRAQG is encoded by the coding sequence ATGCCCACCGCTTGCGGCGCGCCCCCGGCTGCGCTACTGCTCGGCCCCATGAGTGACCATCGCCCCACGACTCTCCCCGATACTGTCGGACCGGACACGGCTGCCGCCCGCGCCGCCCTCGTCCCGTTGTCCGCCGCCGCGCCGCAGGGCCTGCGGGCAGTGGTGCGGGCCGCCGCCGCACATCTGGCGGCCAGCCCGTCGCCCTCGGTACGCGGCGACGCCCCACGCCTCACGGCAGAACTGCTCGTGGCGCGGGCGCTTGACCTGCCCCGGCAGGATCTGCTGCTGCGTCTGGCACTGCACCCCGCCGAACCGGTGCCGCAAGACGCGCTGACACACATCGCCACCCTGCTGGACCGCCGCGCTGCAGGAGAACCCACGGCGCACATCCTGGGCGAACGGGAATTCTATGGCCGCGACTTTCTGGTCACCCCGGCCACGCTGATTCCCCGGCCCGAAACGGAACTGCTGGTGGAGACCGCCCTTTCGCTGGCCCCGCGCGGGGCGCGCCTTGCCGACTGCGGCACCGGCACGGGGTGCATCGCCGTGACCCTGTGCGCCGAGCGGGATGACCTGCACGGCGTGGCCTGCGACATTTCGCCGGACGCGCTGGCCGTGACCGCTCGCAACATCGTGACGCATCTTGGCGGGACGATGGGGCCTGCCGCAACACATCCCGACCTGGCCCCACGGGACGCACAAGACGCCGCACGCCGGAAAGCCTTCCGCCGTTGCCAGCCGGTGCTGGCGGACTTCACCCGCCCCCTGTTCCGCGACGGTGCGCTGGACCTGCTGATATCCAACCCCCCCTACGTCACTGAGGCCGAACATGCAGGGCTGACGCCGGAAGTGCGCGACCGCGAGGCGCGTTCCGCCCTTGTGCCCTGCACGGGCGAAGGGGTGGACGATGCCGCCGCCGCACGGGGCCGGGCGGACGGACTGGGGCATGCTCGGGTGCTGGTGGCCGAGGCCAGCCGGGTACTTCGCCCCGGCGGTCTGTTCCTGATGGAGTTCGGCTGCGCGCAGGGGCAGTCCGTGGCCGACCTGTTCCTGCCGTACCCCCGGCTCTGGGCCCAGGTGGACATCCGACGCGACCTGGCCGGGCTGGACCGGTACGTGGTGGCCCGGCGCGCACAAGGGTAG
- the lpxC gene encoding UDP-3-O-acyl-N-acetylglucosamine deacetylase, which yields MNQTTIKKNIDCSGVGLHGGKMVHLTMRPAPEDTGIVFDIHTAQGVRRVAPNPQSVVATGLATTLGVSGNGHDASVATVEHLLAAIRGLEIDNLIIEVQGGEVPIMDGSAASFVMLLRNAGIRTQSRARRVLRIAKPISHESDGKSIRALPYDGFRVDYTIDFAHPLIGVQHMSLEVTPRTFAEVAKARTFGFLREVEYMHSKGLALGGSLDNAVVLDDYAVLNDDGLRFPDEFVRHKILDFIGDMAMLGTPLQGHFIVNCSGHALNNAFLRVLTENADIYLQEVTLDEPAAERAARRPAVAPAHAPAHVGHPATA from the coding sequence ATGAACCAGACCACCATCAAGAAAAACATCGATTGCTCGGGCGTCGGCCTGCACGGCGGCAAGATGGTCCACCTGACCATGCGTCCCGCCCCGGAAGACACCGGCATCGTGTTCGATATCCATACCGCTCAGGGCGTCCGCCGCGTGGCCCCCAATCCCCAGTCGGTGGTCGCCACCGGCCTGGCCACCACCCTCGGCGTGTCCGGCAACGGGCATGACGCCTCGGTGGCCACCGTGGAGCATCTGCTTGCCGCCATCCGCGGCCTCGAGATCGACAACCTGATCATCGAGGTGCAGGGCGGCGAAGTGCCCATCATGGACGGCAGCGCCGCTTCCTTCGTCATGCTGCTGCGCAATGCGGGCATCCGCACCCAGTCGCGCGCCCGCCGCGTGCTGCGCATCGCCAAGCCCATCAGCCACGAGAGCGACGGCAAGTCCATCCGCGCCCTGCCCTACGACGGCTTTCGCGTGGACTACACCATCGACTTCGCCCATCCGCTCATCGGCGTGCAGCACATGAGCCTGGAGGTAACCCCCCGCACCTTCGCCGAAGTGGCCAAGGCGCGCACCTTCGGCTTCCTGCGCGAGGTGGAGTACATGCACAGCAAGGGCCTGGCCCTTGGCGGCTCGCTGGACAACGCCGTGGTGCTCGACGACTACGCCGTGCTCAACGACGACGGCCTGCGCTTTCCCGACGAATTCGTGCGCCACAAAATCCTGGATTTCATCGGCGACATGGCCATGCTGGGCACCCCGTTGCAGGGGCACTTCATCGTGAACTGCTCCGGCCACGCCCTGAACAACGCCTTTCTGCGCGTGCTGACCGAAAATGCGGACATCTACCTGCAGGAAGTGACGCTGGACGAACCCGCCGCCGAGCGGGCAGCCCGCCGTCCCGCCGTTGCCCCGGCCCATGCGCCCGCGCATGTGGGGCACCCCGCAACGGCCTAG